From Thermogladius calderae 1633, a single genomic window includes:
- a CDS encoding metal-dependent hydrolase family protein, with translation METILIDNARVLDVKKGRIVENARLLVEGKYIADVGTSGEVDASRADKVIDAGGRVVMPGLIDAHMHLSGLRTGDVVKEPLFTSYETLVARAVRDLEALAEAGFTTVVDAGGLIALGLKQAVEEGTVVGPRIVAAGAPLSQTFGHGDTHYLPLEISDARSPHRIGSFASLICDGVDECRKAARYALRMGSDFIKIFTTGGVMSQRDRPEYTQFTLEEIKAIVEEAKAAGRFVHAHAEGDKGIVNALLGGVKVIAHADMIDETGIQLALEKDAVVVPTLAVSEHILTYGRELGLPDWALEKEGFLIKYHVERARAAWRAGVKLATGTDFWGGARAFKHGDNALELVLFVEKIGMPPAEALRAATINAAEVAGLRDQTGSLEKGKLADLIIVDGNPLDDPKILLDKNRILLVMKAGSILKNRITGL, from the coding sequence ATGGAGACGATACTGATCGACAACGCACGTGTCCTAGACGTGAAAAAGGGTCGCATCGTCGAGAACGCTAGGTTGCTAGTCGAGGGCAAGTACATAGCCGACGTGGGCACTAGCGGCGAAGTCGACGCCTCCAGGGCGGACAAGGTCATTGACGCCGGCGGAAGGGTCGTTATGCCGGGGCTCATAGACGCCCACATGCACCTATCAGGCCTAAGGACGGGCGACGTGGTGAAAGAGCCCCTCTTCACGAGCTATGAGACACTCGTGGCTAGGGCTGTCAGGGACCTTGAGGCGCTAGCCGAAGCAGGGTTCACGACTGTCGTCGACGCCGGCGGATTGATCGCCCTCGGCCTGAAGCAGGCCGTAGAGGAGGGGACTGTCGTGGGGCCCAGGATAGTGGCGGCCGGCGCACCACTCTCGCAGACGTTCGGCCACGGAGACACACACTACCTCCCACTAGAGATTAGCGACGCAAGGTCGCCCCACAGGATAGGATCCTTTGCTTCCCTCATTTGTGACGGCGTAGACGAGTGTAGGAAGGCCGCTAGGTACGCGCTAAGGATGGGCTCGGACTTCATAAAGATCTTCACAACGGGTGGCGTGATGTCGCAGAGGGACAGGCCCGAGTACACGCAGTTCACCCTGGAGGAGATAAAGGCGATCGTCGAGGAGGCGAAGGCTGCTGGGAGGTTCGTCCACGCTCACGCCGAGGGGGACAAGGGGATAGTCAACGCGCTACTCGGTGGTGTGAAGGTCATCGCACACGCAGACATGATCGACGAGACGGGGATCCAGCTCGCGCTGGAAAAGGACGCCGTAGTGGTGCCGACGCTCGCCGTCTCCGAGCACATCCTCACGTACGGCAGGGAGTTGGGTCTCCCAGACTGGGCTCTTGAAAAAGAGGGCTTCCTCATCAAGTACCATGTCGAAAGGGCTAGGGCAGCGTGGAGGGCCGGCGTCAAGCTCGCTACGGGGACGGACTTCTGGGGCGGCGCGAGGGCGTTCAAGCACGGCGACAACGCGCTCGAGCTCGTTCTGTTCGTCGAGAAGATCGGAATGCCCCCAGCGGAGGCCTTGAGGGCCGCGACGATCAACGCCGCCGAGGTAGCTGGTCTACGAGACCAGACAGGCAGCCTCGAGAAGGGGAAGCTAGCAGACCTGATAATAGTCGACGGCAACCCCCTCGACGACCCCAAGATACTGCTGGACAAAAATAGGATCCTGTTAGTCATGAAGGCCGGGTCGATCCTGAAGAACAGGATCACTGGACTCTAA
- a CDS encoding isoaspartyl peptidase/L-asparaginase, whose amino-acid sequence MGFVILHGGAGTWRESKVKSKAVEAIGRCAKLGREVLESTDNALATVVEAVKCMEDSGYLNAGVGSVLDLVGERSLDAGLMTSTGLVGAVAAVRRVKNPILLARFIAENTPHVLLAGERADELGLLLGLEPLPPPPPHVFERYRESLARLLGKSVGDAYYLKIYALLDALKNLKKSLSESLLLGDTVGAVAVDGKGVLAAATSTGGVSLKLPGRVGDSPIPGAGFYSGKYTACSATGYGEVIIREIPCRRLEELVGSGLGLNEAAEVVIREATSRHGAGNMGFIAVDREGRFVVKYNTEAILVAYVGADGRLVVVDKP is encoded by the coding sequence ATGGGCTTCGTAATCCTTCACGGAGGGGCGGGCACGTGGCGCGAGAGTAAAGTGAAGTCGAAGGCGGTGGAGGCGATCGGTCGTTGCGCGAAACTGGGGCGGGAAGTCCTCGAGAGTACCGACAACGCCCTGGCGACCGTAGTCGAGGCCGTCAAGTGCATGGAGGACTCGGGCTACTTGAACGCAGGAGTAGGGAGCGTCCTAGACCTGGTGGGCGAGAGAAGTCTAGACGCCGGGTTAATGACCAGCACGGGCCTCGTGGGCGCAGTGGCTGCCGTCAGACGTGTCAAGAACCCGATACTCCTAGCCAGGTTTATAGCCGAGAACACCCCCCACGTCCTCCTCGCAGGCGAGAGGGCTGACGAACTGGGCCTCCTCCTCGGGCTGGAGCCGCTACCACCCCCTCCTCCACACGTATTCGAGAGGTACAGGGAGTCGCTGGCGAGGCTCCTCGGCAAGTCTGTCGGGGACGCCTACTACCTCAAGATCTACGCCTTGCTCGACGCCTTGAAGAATCTGAAAAAGTCGCTGTCGGAGTCTTTGCTTCTCGGGGACACTGTAGGGGCAGTCGCGGTGGACGGCAAGGGCGTCCTAGCCGCGGCCACCAGCACCGGCGGTGTGTCCCTGAAACTCCCCGGGAGGGTGGGGGACTCCCCTATTCCAGGAGCTGGCTTCTACAGTGGAAAGTACACTGCGTGCAGCGCCACCGGGTACGGGGAGGTGATCATAAGAGAGATCCCCTGCCGCAGGCTGGAAGAGCTTGTGGGGAGCGGGCTGGGCTTGAACGAGGCGGCCGAGGTAGTAATAAGAGAGGCGACAAGCAGGCACGGAGCCGGGAACATGGGGTTTATAGCGGTAGACAGGGAGGGTAGGTTCGTTGTCAAGTACAACACTGAGGCGATCCTGGTCGCCTACGTAGGCGCCGACGGGAGACTTGTCGTGGTGGACAAGCCGTAG
- a CDS encoding ABC transporter permease, whose protein sequence is MIRLSDIIMLSYKGLTEKRARALLTIIGVAIGPLAITMIYGVTSSYSDYIVNQIQGLGQNLVIVTPSQGYKLSERDLDRIKGLDHVVTAAPFYTTQGYLGGRPTDTVFVYAVDPDFLLKAITSLEVLEGTPPTQADVGKGMIGYDIAYDDNGHRVYSPGDVVSVTVYVSNSNGVSARRLNIMVSAVLAKYGGALFLNPDKSIFVPFNSARLLMGASDWSGILVLVDSPTNVDGVARKISDLLGNNANVISFVGIARIASSITSAVNFMTFAASLSAFAVAVAGIASTMITSVMERTREIGVMKAIGFTDTQVVVLTLFEGVLMSLIGGAIGIAGGVVGAFQLASRGLTISSGEFFKVTIRTAPKFTPGLIGGVIGLTILVGVLGSILPAYRAAKIPPAEALRYE, encoded by the coding sequence ATGATCAGGCTCTCCGACATAATCATGCTGAGCTACAAGGGGCTCACCGAGAAGAGGGCTAGGGCTCTCCTCACGATCATCGGGGTGGCAATAGGCCCGCTCGCTATCACCATGATATACGGGGTCACCTCGTCCTACAGCGACTACATCGTAAACCAGATCCAGGGCCTCGGCCAGAACCTCGTGATCGTCACGCCGAGTCAGGGGTACAAGCTGAGCGAGAGAGACCTCGACAGGATCAAGGGCCTCGACCACGTCGTCACCGCAGCCCCCTTCTACACTACACAGGGGTACTTGGGCGGCAGGCCGACCGACACGGTATTCGTCTACGCCGTAGACCCCGACTTCCTACTGAAGGCGATCACGTCGCTCGAGGTCTTGGAGGGCACGCCCCCGACACAGGCGGACGTCGGGAAGGGCATGATAGGGTACGACATCGCCTACGACGACAATGGTCACCGGGTCTACTCGCCTGGAGACGTCGTGTCCGTAACTGTCTACGTGTCCAACTCAAACGGCGTCTCCGCCAGGAGGTTGAACATCATGGTCTCCGCCGTCCTCGCGAAGTACGGTGGAGCGTTATTCCTAAACCCCGACAAGTCGATTTTCGTCCCGTTCAACTCGGCTAGGCTACTCATGGGTGCCAGCGACTGGAGCGGGATACTCGTGTTAGTCGACTCGCCGACCAACGTTGACGGGGTGGCGAGGAAGATCAGCGACTTACTCGGGAACAACGCCAACGTTATCTCGTTTGTCGGCATCGCCAGGATCGCGTCGTCTATCACCAGCGCTGTCAACTTCATGACTTTCGCGGCCAGCCTCTCGGCATTCGCCGTCGCAGTGGCTGGGATAGCGTCCACGATGATCACGAGCGTCATGGAGAGGACGCGGGAGATAGGCGTCATGAAGGCCATCGGCTTCACGGACACCCAGGTGGTCGTGTTGACGTTGTTCGAGGGTGTACTGATGAGCCTTATTGGAGGAGCCATCGGGATCGCGGGCGGAGTTGTTGGCGCGTTCCAGCTAGCGTCTAGAGGTCTAACGATATCCAGCGGCGAGTTCTTCAAGGTGACGATCAGGACGGCCCCCAAGTTCACTCCCGGTTTGATCGGAGGGGTGATCGGCCTGACAATCCTCGTGGGCGTCCTCGGGTCAATACTCCCGGCTTACAGGGCCGCCAAGATCCCGCCAGCCGAGGCCCTTAGGTACGAGTGA
- a CDS encoding ACT domain-containing protein produces the protein MSEEGKPRGVERKVLLNPFVAYGLIKGFFSARKLCKVLAEQGLEFESTGECVKQLRRLSNRLGELRGFDERLVARILEESSLELKTDLAVLSVDLGAYPEVLKLVSEIRGRARFLSVIQSVSSITIVIDREHAGHFIERLGAHVLYTANNVSAVIMVSPDEVINTPGFISVVTSLLSLHGINILQLLSCHRDTIMIMSEEDSRKAFQLLSELSR, from the coding sequence TTGAGCGAGGAGGGCAAACCCCGAGGGGTAGAGAGGAAGGTTCTCTTAAACCCCTTCGTAGCCTACGGCTTGATCAAGGGGTTCTTCTCGGCGAGGAAGCTCTGTAAGGTGCTAGCGGAGCAGGGTCTAGAGTTCGAGAGCACTGGTGAATGCGTCAAGCAGCTGAGGAGGCTCTCCAATAGGCTTGGGGAGCTCAGGGGCTTTGACGAGAGGCTAGTCGCCCGCATCCTTGAGGAGTCCAGCCTCGAGCTCAAGACGGACCTAGCCGTCTTGAGCGTCGACCTGGGGGCTTACCCTGAAGTCCTGAAGCTTGTCTCTGAGATAAGGGGTAGGGCGAGGTTCCTCTCCGTCATTCAGAGCGTGTCGTCTATCACGATCGTGATCGACAGGGAGCACGCGGGGCACTTTATAGAGAGACTGGGAGCGCATGTCCTCTACACGGCGAACAACGTGTCGGCCGTGATAATGGTGAGCCCAGACGAGGTCATTAACACCCCCGGCTTCATATCAGTGGTCACGTCCCTCCTCTCTCTCCACGGGATTAACATCCTCCAGTTGTTGTCCTGCCATAGGGACACGATAATGATCATGAGCGAGGAGGACAGTAGGAAGGCTTTTCAACTACTATCGGAGCTATCAAGATAG
- a CDS encoding ArsR/SmtB family transcription factor, translating to MSSEEYCSIYDIRFLMNRKIAIRPTLMKTLKTVLDLKKVTADTVSQKTNRPRTIESKYLSELNRMGIVAKVREGRKVVYIEAVTAVKEAIARYGPDVNVEQLAHQISMPADIVRFIVEKVKTGKL from the coding sequence TTGTCAAGTGAAGAGTATTGCTCTATTTACGACATAAGGTTTCTAATGAACAGGAAGATAGCGATAAGGCCAACACTAATGAAGACCCTGAAGACCGTTCTCGACCTGAAGAAGGTTACAGCCGACACAGTCTCGCAGAAAACCAACAGGCCTAGGACCATCGAGTCCAAGTACCTTTCGGAGCTAAACAGGATGGGTATCGTAGCTAAGGTCAGGGAGGGGCGTAAAGTCGTCTACATCGAGGCGGTTACCGCGGTTAAAGAGGCTATAGCGAGGTATGGGCCGGACGTCAACGTGGAGCAGCTTGCTCACCAGATAAGCATGCCCGCCGACATTGTGAGGTTTATTGTCGAAAAAGTCAAGACCGGGAAGCTCTAG
- a CDS encoding ABC transporter ATP-binding protein — protein MSLELHPVSVTLDDVSKYFGNVVAVDHVSLKIDKGEFFTILGPSGCGKSTTLRIIAGFEVPDSGRVFFDDEDVTFKKPYERETAMVFQNYALWPHMTVFDNVAYGLRVKKKRYNLSEDEIKKLVKQALELVRLEGMEKRYPLQLSGGQQQRVALARALVVSPRILLLDEPLSNLDAKLRIEMREELKRIQRSLKITTVYVTHDQVEALSMSDRIAVMNSGRIMQVGRPDEVYFRPKNLFVAEFLGRSNIFEGEIVGEKGDYVLVKVVELDKDIPATPVEKGLKGKVAVVIRPEVIVVGSPKSDTDVIFKGVVDFKMFVGDKLEARVKVGKVTLLAYLPNYIDVSVGSTIELGVSARNIIALPYK, from the coding sequence ATGAGCCTGGAGCTCCACCCTGTAAGCGTCACGCTCGACGACGTGAGCAAGTACTTCGGGAACGTCGTCGCGGTGGACCACGTCTCCCTAAAGATCGACAAGGGCGAGTTCTTCACGATACTCGGCCCCAGCGGCTGTGGTAAGTCTACGACCCTTAGGATAATCGCTGGCTTCGAAGTGCCCGACAGCGGGAGGGTCTTCTTCGACGACGAGGACGTCACGTTCAAGAAGCCCTACGAGAGGGAGACGGCTATGGTCTTCCAGAACTACGCGTTGTGGCCCCACATGACCGTCTTCGACAACGTCGCCTACGGCCTGAGAGTCAAGAAGAAGAGGTATAACCTGAGTGAAGACGAGATAAAGAAGCTGGTTAAACAGGCGCTGGAGCTTGTAAGGCTCGAGGGGATGGAGAAGAGGTACCCCCTACAATTGAGCGGAGGGCAGCAGCAGAGGGTAGCCCTAGCCAGGGCACTAGTTGTGAGTCCGAGGATCCTCCTCCTCGACGAGCCCCTCAGTAACCTGGACGCCAAGCTCAGGATCGAGATGAGGGAGGAGCTGAAGAGGATACAGAGGAGCTTGAAGATAACCACCGTCTACGTGACTCACGACCAGGTGGAGGCGTTGAGTATGAGCGACAGGATCGCAGTCATGAACAGCGGCAGGATAATGCAGGTGGGCCGTCCCGACGAGGTCTACTTCAGGCCTAAAAACCTGTTCGTAGCCGAGTTCCTGGGGAGGAGCAACATCTTCGAGGGCGAGATTGTAGGGGAGAAAGGGGACTACGTCCTGGTGAAAGTAGTAGAGCTCGACAAGGACATCCCGGCAACACCAGTCGAGAAAGGCCTGAAAGGAAAGGTCGCAGTAGTGATAAGGCCAGAGGTAATCGTCGTCGGGTCCCCTAAGAGCGACACGGACGTTATCTTCAAGGGTGTAGTGGACTTCAAGATGTTCGTTGGCGATAAGCTCGAGGCGAGAGTGAAGGTGGGCAAGGTCACGCTCTTAGCGTACTTGCCAAACTACATCGACGTCTCGGTAGGGTCTACTATCGAGCTCGGGGTCTCCGCCAGGAACATAATCGCGTTACCATACAAGTAG
- a CDS encoding serine/threonine protein kinase codes for MSKGDSPGHPTLLIYVAVRVVYYRSRGLRNIVDSLREVHLQVRVVELGDVKVVVKEYGREPGILKWAFIKASTIPLQVYPFEVKPLNRLEREVRAFRKLRGFSTPRVILVDYRDALIAREFVEGTNDVEVVRKQLDRLGEVFSETHNYGYSLGDTKLDNIVYSERGDKWYVIDCEQAVSPARPQAMIWDLLVFITSYLFATLEKNVFALAGFREQMSVFLRSYLERSENRAEIARSAGTYLVKLVSSLMLPYPLSRTFIEALRSGST; via the coding sequence ATGAGCAAGGGTGACTCCCCTGGGCACCCGACCCTCCTTATATATGTTGCTGTAAGAGTAGTCTACTACAGGAGTCGCGGTTTGAGGAACATAGTCGACTCTTTACGAGAGGTACACCTCCAGGTAAGGGTAGTCGAACTCGGCGACGTGAAAGTCGTGGTGAAAGAGTACGGGAGGGAGCCAGGGATTTTGAAGTGGGCTTTCATAAAGGCGTCGACAATCCCCCTCCAGGTATACCCCTTCGAGGTCAAGCCCCTGAACAGGCTGGAGCGGGAGGTGAGAGCATTCAGGAAGCTGAGAGGCTTCTCCACACCTAGAGTAATCCTTGTCGACTACAGAGACGCCCTGATCGCCAGGGAGTTCGTCGAGGGAACGAACGACGTAGAGGTGGTTAGAAAACAGCTGGACAGGCTTGGAGAAGTGTTCAGTGAGACGCATAACTACGGCTACTCTCTAGGGGACACGAAGCTGGACAACATCGTCTACAGCGAGAGAGGGGACAAGTGGTACGTCATAGACTGCGAGCAAGCGGTCAGCCCAGCGAGACCCCAAGCGATGATATGGGACCTGTTAGTATTCATTACCTCCTACCTTTTCGCGACGTTGGAGAAGAACGTCTTCGCCCTGGCCGGCTTCAGGGAGCAAATGTCGGTGTTCCTCCGCTCCTATCTAGAGAGGTCGGAGAACCGGGCTGAAATCGCGAGGTCGGCCGGGACCTACCTCGTCAAACTCGTGTCTTCGCTAATGCTCCCCTACCCCTTGAGCAGGACCTTTATAGAGGCTTTGAGGTCTGGCAGTACCTGA
- a CDS encoding HD domain-containing protein, which translates to MAVSQLLDRLLEYAGSIGDPRIRQVVQDMLKDPVLTFTDARPQVTLHESPAAPRKHHFFTGGLLLHTLGVVELAVRIRDYVETVYGLKADRDLVIAAAILHDLFKYYQYEKDEAEGGYKPRGDWYVSHDYSLVAELAKRGAPDRLIRAVVEAHGLQPFTTLEGLIVHIADSADARLVDILQQVLVNNLKTLDKEGCNPIKVIDEKARRVGANRVFESLFEDRGKLIESFKQYCGGGS; encoded by the coding sequence ATGGCCGTGAGCCAGCTGCTCGATAGGCTACTAGAGTACGCCGGAAGTATAGGTGACCCCCGCATCAGGCAAGTAGTACAGGACATGCTCAAGGACCCGGTGCTGACGTTCACTGACGCGAGGCCGCAAGTAACCCTCCACGAATCCCCAGCTGCGCCGCGCAAACACCACTTCTTCACGGGAGGCCTCCTACTCCACACGCTTGGCGTCGTCGAGCTAGCCGTCAGGATCAGGGACTACGTCGAGACCGTTTACGGACTAAAGGCGGACAGAGACCTCGTGATAGCCGCCGCTATACTCCACGACCTGTTCAAGTACTACCAGTACGAGAAGGACGAGGCCGAGGGCGGCTACAAGCCCCGAGGCGACTGGTATGTCTCCCACGACTACTCTCTCGTAGCCGAGCTCGCTAAGCGCGGCGCGCCCGACAGGCTTATCAGGGCTGTGGTAGAAGCACACGGCCTCCAGCCCTTCACTACGCTAGAGGGCCTGATAGTGCACATCGCGGACTCCGCAGACGCGAGGTTGGTTGACATACTACAGCAGGTCCTCGTAAACAACTTGAAGACTCTGGATAAAGAGGGGTGTAACCCTATTAAGGTTATTGACGAGAAGGCCAGGAGAGTAGGAGCTAACCGTGTATTCGAAAGCCTATTCGAGGATAGGGGGAAGCTCATCGAGTCTTTCAAACAGTACTGCGGTGGTGGTTCTTGA
- a CDS encoding 5-formyltetrahydrofolate cyclo-ligase, with translation MRNTFESSEEALAYRSALRRRVWSALEEAGVAAFPRPVYGRIPNFVGAEQAASRLIRVLLDTGVSAVFVNPDSPQAPVRRMLLEEGVKVYVSTPRISRGFVLLDPAATPKGKAREASTISGLFKYGRPANPRDMPRIDAFVAGSVVVDHGGGRLGKGEGYSELEYAILAHFKLVDENTIVATTVHDLQVVESPIPLMPWDLTVDLISTPTRLIRVGGLRQRPTRVDCGLIPREKVLEIPILRELCEQA, from the coding sequence TTGCGTAACACCTTCGAGAGCTCAGAGGAGGCGCTTGCATATAGGTCCGCGCTGAGGAGGAGGGTCTGGAGCGCGCTGGAAGAAGCGGGTGTAGCCGCTTTCCCCAGGCCTGTCTACGGCAGGATACCGAACTTCGTCGGCGCAGAGCAGGCGGCGTCGAGACTTATACGAGTACTACTCGATACGGGTGTTAGCGCTGTCTTTGTCAACCCCGACTCCCCCCAGGCACCCGTGAGGAGGATGTTGCTCGAGGAGGGCGTTAAGGTCTACGTGTCGACCCCCAGGATATCAAGGGGTTTCGTCCTCCTCGACCCAGCCGCAACACCCAAGGGAAAGGCTCGCGAGGCCTCCACAATCAGCGGGCTCTTCAAGTACGGGAGGCCCGCAAACCCGAGAGACATGCCCAGAATAGACGCCTTTGTCGCGGGCTCGGTGGTCGTGGACCACGGTGGCGGCCGGCTAGGTAAGGGGGAAGGGTACAGCGAGCTGGAGTACGCTATACTCGCCCACTTTAAGCTGGTCGACGAAAACACAATAGTTGCGACGACTGTTCACGACCTCCAAGTAGTCGAGAGCCCGATCCCCTTAATGCCCTGGGACCTTACGGTCGACCTCATATCGACGCCTACGCGCCTCATAAGGGTCGGCGGGTTGAGACAGAGGCCCACGAGAGTCGACTGCGGACTGATACCGAGGGAGAAAGTCCTGGAGATACCCATACTGAGAGAGCTGTGTGAGCAGGCTTAA
- a CDS encoding flavin reductase family protein, protein MPARPYRLLYPLRTYLITSGSYPEEYNVMTADWVTVVSSQPFYVAVSIAPERYTYRLVKKHGEFVVAVPSWELLREVWLAGSLSGPAKLRELRLTFERGRRVKAPVIREAVANLECRVLESKLYGDHELFIGEVVYTHHTPRAYDDLTPRPDLKVILHLSGNMFLSNETVVTSV, encoded by the coding sequence ATGCCTGCTAGACCGTACAGGCTACTCTACCCGCTCAGAACCTACCTCATTACCTCTGGCTCCTACCCGGAGGAGTATAACGTCATGACGGCCGACTGGGTGACGGTTGTGTCGTCCCAGCCCTTCTACGTAGCGGTGTCGATCGCCCCGGAAAGGTACACCTACAGGCTGGTGAAAAAACACGGGGAGTTCGTAGTCGCGGTTCCGAGCTGGGAGTTGTTGAGAGAGGTATGGCTCGCTGGAAGCCTAAGTGGTCCCGCCAAGCTCCGCGAGTTGAGGCTGACCTTCGAGAGGGGGAGGCGCGTGAAGGCCCCGGTGATCCGCGAGGCGGTAGCAAACCTTGAGTGCAGGGTGCTGGAGTCTAAGCTCTACGGCGACCACGAGCTGTTTATCGGGGAGGTCGTCTACACTCACCACACCCCTCGGGCGTACGACGACCTCACACCCCGCCCCGACCTCAAGGTCATCCTACACTTGTCGGGTAACATGTTCCTCTCGAACGAGACGGTCGTCACGTCAGTCTAG
- a CDS encoding ABC transporter ATP-binding protein — translation MSYIVELRDVWKIYKTGDIETPALRGVDLRVARGEFVAIMGPSGSGKSTLLNMIGLLDKPTRGDVVLAGKDVSRLSSREMAFYRNYLIGFVFQRFNLIGRLSVMENVELPLVARGVPRGERERMVVEALKMVGGEEEWLRKKPTQLSGGQQQRVAIARAIVGKPAILLADEPTGNLDRASARVVMETFKTLNEKGLTVITVTHDPEVANCSHVIYVIRDGRIVDVKPPVKEKCIANTGTG, via the coding sequence TTGAGCTATATAGTCGAGCTTAGGGACGTCTGGAAGATTTATAAGACCGGTGATATCGAGACCCCGGCTCTTAGAGGTGTGGATCTAAGAGTCGCGAGAGGGGAGTTCGTTGCCATAATGGGGCCCAGCGGCTCGGGTAAGTCCACGCTCTTGAACATGATCGGCCTACTAGACAAGCCCACTAGAGGAGACGTCGTACTCGCAGGGAAGGACGTCTCGAGGCTGTCTAGTAGGGAGATGGCCTTCTACAGGAACTACCTGATAGGGTTCGTCTTCCAGAGGTTTAACCTGATAGGGAGGCTCAGCGTAATGGAGAATGTAGAGCTACCCCTAGTGGCGAGGGGCGTACCGAGAGGCGAGAGGGAGAGAATGGTCGTGGAGGCTCTCAAAATGGTTGGTGGGGAGGAGGAGTGGCTGAGGAAGAAGCCGACGCAACTGAGCGGGGGGCAGCAACAGAGGGTCGCGATCGCTAGGGCGATAGTCGGCAAGCCCGCCATACTCCTAGCCGACGAGCCGACAGGTAACCTCGACAGGGCCTCCGCAAGAGTGGTCATGGAGACGTTCAAGACATTGAACGAGAAGGGCCTGACGGTTATAACGGTCACTCACGACCCCGAGGTAGCCAACTGTAGCCACGTGATATACGTGATCAGGGACGGCAGGATAGTAGACGTGAAGCCCCCCGTGAAGGAGAAGTGTATAGCGAACACTGGGACAGGGTGA
- a CDS encoding DUF2299 domain-containing protein, which produces MSKDSVEERVNEWLIQEGFIVRKLEAPPEARITWGLDVNTPPPFQVNFKVFKTLDKPDRLVVLIGVVVSPEHRKYLTSMRQEEVLRFMSRLTRILLTACVDCQLTIQPSILDPQTLTVALVLFDDEVRAQGKQVFLKTVMRVLNAYSIIVSLFNEAYPILPQQREQKHTQMYA; this is translated from the coding sequence TTGAGCAAGGACAGCGTAGAGGAGAGAGTTAACGAGTGGCTTATACAGGAGGGCTTTATTGTTAGGAAGCTGGAGGCGCCGCCTGAGGCTAGGATCACGTGGGGGCTCGACGTCAACACGCCACCACCGTTCCAGGTGAACTTCAAGGTCTTCAAGACGCTGGACAAGCCGGACAGGCTCGTTGTCCTGATAGGCGTGGTAGTCTCACCGGAGCACAGGAAGTACTTGACGTCGATGAGGCAAGAGGAGGTCCTGAGGTTCATGAGCAGGTTGACCAGGATCTTGCTGACCGCCTGTGTGGACTGCCAGCTCACGATCCAGCCCAGTATACTAGACCCGCAGACCCTGACAGTGGCGCTAGTCTTGTTTGACGACGAGGTAAGAGCTCAGGGTAAACAGGTTTTTCTGAAGACGGTAATGAGGGTTCTCAACGCGTACTCCATAATAGTCTCGCTCTTCAACGAGGCATACCCGATACTACCACAGCAGAGAGAGCAGAAGCACACGCAGATGTACGCCTGA
- a CDS encoding YfcE family phosphodiesterase, with protein MRILAIGDTHIPDRASRVPPLLLDLINRGSWDIVVFTGDLTGREVLEWVKRLAGSVYVVRGNMDYLPLPKTAVFDAGLFKLGVHHGDRVYPRGDIRQLTEIAVRLGVSVLFSGHTHSPFVEVDSTGRYLHINPGSLTGVWGGGDASMIPSMADVEVSGQVICVRLYELRNGGVRETSKCFSYEGGVFRYCQTSKPL; from the coding sequence TTGAGGATACTAGCCATAGGAGACACTCATATACCCGATAGGGCAAGCCGAGTGCCACCCCTGCTACTCGACCTCATAAACCGGGGTTCTTGGGACATAGTAGTCTTCACAGGCGACTTGACAGGAAGGGAGGTACTCGAGTGGGTTAAAAGGCTCGCCGGGAGCGTCTACGTTGTGAGAGGTAATATGGACTACCTTCCCCTCCCGAAGACGGCCGTCTTCGACGCCGGCTTGTTTAAGTTGGGCGTACACCACGGTGACCGGGTGTACCCGAGAGGCGATATCAGGCAGTTGACCGAGATAGCGGTGCGGCTCGGGGTGTCGGTGCTCTTCTCCGGCCACACCCACTCGCCTTTCGTGGAAGTCGACAGCACTGGTAGGTACCTACACATAAACCCCGGCTCTCTTACGGGCGTGTGGGGAGGAGGGGACGCTTCCATGATCCCCAGCATGGCCGATGTCGAAGTCTCGGGCCAGGTCATATGCGTCAGGCTCTACGAGCTGAGGAACGGGGGCGTCCGCGAGACGTCGAAGTGCTTCTCCTACGAGGGCGGGGTTTTCAGGTACTGCCAGACCTCAAAGCCTCTATAA